Within the Pengzhenrongella sicca genome, the region CTCCGGCGCTCGGGTACGCGGGCAGCGGCCGTTCCGGCGCGGGCTGCACGATGACGCGGTCCCGGCCTGTTCGCTTGGCCGTGTAGAGAGCCGCGTCGGCGGCGGCGATGAGGGCGCTCGACTCGCGCATGCGCGGGTCGAGGTCCGCGACCCCGAGCGACGCGGTGACAGTGAGCTCGAAGCCCGCGACCCTCACGTGTGCGATCGCCGCCCGCAGCGCCTCGGCGACGATCGCCCCGCCCTCGGCCCCGGTCTCGCGGAGCAGGACGGCGAACTCTTCGCCGCCGTAGCGGTACGCCGTGTCGGTGGCCCGCAGGCTGGTCGTGAGCGCGACCGCGACCTCGTGCAGCGCCGCGTCCCCCGCCTGGTGGCCGAACGTGTCGTTCAGGTCCTTGAAGTGGTCGAGGTCGATCATGACGAAGGTCAGCGGGCGGTCGTAACGCAGGCACCGGTCCCACTCCGCGCGCAGGTCGGCGTCCATGCGGCGCCGGTTCGGCAGCTGCGTGATCGCGTCGATGTCGGCGCGCTCGTGCGCGGCGCTGTTCAGGCGGGCCGACTCGAGCGCGGCGGCGGCGGTCGACAGCAGGGCCGCGAGCACCTCCTCGGTGTCCGGATCGGTCGCGGGCCCGTCGACGTGCAGCACGCCGACGACCATCCCCGCGAGCACCAGCGGGTACGCACTCGTGGCATTGGCCGTGGCATTGGCCGTGGCATTGGCCGTGCCCGTGGCTGTGCCCGTGTCCTGCAGGGAAATGGCCGCGGCGGCACTCCTGACGACGACGTCCGGCGCTTCGAGGTCGGAGGCGGGCACGCGCCCGTGTGGGTCCTGGCTGCGGCGCGCGGCCGTGAACCGCCCCTCAGTCGTGCGCACCCACAGCGTCACCGGCGCCCCGAGCAGGCCGGCGGCCGCGTCGGCGACCGCCTCCGAGACGTAGCGGATGCTCAGGCTCCCCGAGACCTCGCGGGCCACGAGCACCACGATCTCGAGCCGGCTCGCGAGGAGGCCCAGGCGCTCCTCGCGCGCCTGGGCGTGCTCCTGCGCGCCGGCCAGGTCGCCCGCCAGCGTCGCGAGCGCCGACCCCATCGCGTCGAGCTCGGTGACTCCCGACGCCGGTGCCCGGACCGCCAGATTGCCCGCGCCGAGCGCCTCGATCGTCCTGAGCAGGCCGGTCAGCGGCGCCAGGACGGTGTGGGCGAGCCGGCGCTGCCGGAGCCAGGCGTGCGCGCCGGCGCCTGCCGCCAGGAGGACGAGGGCGATCGGGATCGCGAGCAGCGCGAGCCGCTGCCGGTCCATCGCCTCGTCGCGGCGCGACGCGATGAACTCGGTCGCACTCTCCTCGGCCAACCGGTAGGTGTCGAAGTACCCCTTGCCCTCGATCAGGAAGAGGGTGAGGACCCCGCTCGCCCGCTGCGCCTCGGTGACCCGCATCGCCTCGGCCCTCGTGGCCCAGGCCTGCCACCGCTCGCGCGCGACCATCGTGGCCACCACGAGGTGCGTCATCTCGGGGTCGCCCGCGGCCCCGGCGAGCAGCCCCGCCGCGTCGGTCTCGACCTGGCGCTGGCCCGCGGCGTAGGGCGAGAGGAAGCGCGACTCGCCCGTCGCGAGCCACCCCCGCAGGCCGGTCTCCTCGTCGAGCATCGCGGCGTGCGACATGCGGGCCATGCTCGTGAGCTCGGTGAAGTGCTTGATCCGCGGCTGACCGACCAGCAGCAGGTACGCCGACGCGGCGACGTTGACCAGCATCAGCGCGCTGATCGTCAGGACCAGGGCGCGGTGGCTGCTGCGCAGCTCACCGACAAGACTCCTGCGTCGTGTCGCCGGTCGGGGATCGTCCACGTCGCCCAATCGGCCGTTGCGGGCGGATTGTGACGACAACGGCACGGTCAGTTCGACGCGCAGTGGTGTCGCCGCGCTCGGGCGGGCGCGGGTTACCGTGCGCCATGACCGTATCTCGGCGCCGGCGCGCGCTCGTCGTGGGCTCGCTGTGCCAGCTCGCGCTCGCGCTGGCGCTCGCGGGGTGCACGGCGGGCGGCGGGCCGCTACCCGCCTCGACCCTCCTCGCACCGGCGCCGCCGTCGCCGTCGTCCACGTCGGCAGCGACGTCACCACCAGCCTCGCCGGCGCCGGACCGGGCGGCGGCCGAGCTCGCGCAGGCCGCGCGCTCCGCCGGGACGGCGCTGACGAACGGCCCGCTGACGCTGACGGCGGCGGCAGCCGACGAGCCGATCTCGTCCGTGGCCCGGGACGACGGGTCCCTCGCGGTGACGGTGGTCGTCGCGGCGGAGGCCGAGGGGGTGGACCGGCTGGCCGCGGTCCTCGCCGCCGGGGCGGGCCTGCGGTTCGAGGCGCAGGCCGACCGGTCGATCGCCGTGCTCGACGGCGACGGCGCGGCGGTCGGCGCCCTGCCCTCGGTCGTCGCGGCGGACGACACGGGCGGGCGGCTGACCGCGCGCCTGACCCCGCGCGCCGACGACGCCACCCTCCTCGACGTCGTCGTCGACGCCGGGCCCGCGGGCACCGCGACGGTGACGTTCGGGGCGTCCGCCCTGGTCAGCGCCGACTGGGGGGAGAGGGAGGGCGGCCGATCGCTCGCCGTCGTCCCCGCCGGTTGGGTCCGGGCCGGCAGCATGGCGGCGCAGGAGGCGTTGTGGGCCGCGGTCGTGGCGGCCGAGCCTGAGGCCGACTCGGCGTCGATGCGCGACCAGCTGGACTGCCACGCGCTCGGCGCGCCCGACAAGGCCAGCTGGAACCTCGAGCCGTGGCGCCCGGAGGTCGACTCGCTCACGATGCTGGCCGCCCGCTGCAACCCCTGACCAGCGGCAACCCCTGACCCAGCGGCGACCCTGACGTCGAGCGTCAGGGCTGCAGCGCGCGCACGACGGCGGCCGCACCGAACCCGTCGTGGACCCGGTACAGGTGCGCGGTGAGCTCGGCCAACGCCGCGAGCATGCCGTCCGGGTCGGACGTGAGGTACTTCACCATCGCGGGGTCGACCTGCTTGCCGGTCCCGGCGAGCTCCGCGGCCGCGATGCTGACGGCCGCGGCGTACTGCCAGCGCACGGCCGAGAGCGTGCCGGGCGCGCCAGCGAGCTGCTCGGCCACGAGCCGCTCGACCGCGTCGTCCAGGAGCTCCTGCGGGCGGACCGCGCCGGTCAGCACCGCCGCGGCGCGGTCGCGCAGCCAGATGGCCGCGAGGCCGAGGTTCGCGCCCGCGAGGGCGGGCCGCGCGATCGGCTCCATCGAGAGCGCCTGGGTGAGCATCGCGTGCGCAATGACTGTCGGGTCGTCGGCCACCCGCCCAGAGTAGGTCGCCCGGGCGGCGGACCGTGGGTGAATTGTCGGATTGCGCGGGCCGGGAAGGTGGCGGGAGGGGGGTGGAAATACAGGTGCGCAACCCGCGGGCACCCGGCACGCTGGGCCCATGAGCACGCCCGTTCGCGCCGCGCGGCACACGATCGTCGACGCCCCCGTCCCGCGCACCCTGGCCGACGACGACGCGTGGGCCGTCCTCGCCGTCGCCTCGCTCGAGCGGCTGGCCGGGCGAGCCCGGTGGGGCCACGAGGACCTCGTCTACACCGCCCGGGAGTCGCTGGTCTCGCTGCGCGAGGACGGCTACGTCCGCCACCTCCAGGTCGTGGCGGTCGACCCGGACCACCCGCGGCAGGTGCTCGGCGCCGCGCTGCTGCGCCTGCCGCAGGCCGGCAACACGCACCTCGCGGAGTTCGACGTGCTGGTCCGCCCGGACCGTGCCGGGACCGGGGTCGACGACGCGCTGCTGGCCGCCGCGGAGGTCCGGGCCGTGGCAGCCGGCCGCCGCGTCGTGATCCTCTCGAGCGAGCAGCGGGGCGAGCCGGCGGCCGACGAGCCCGGGGTGCTCGTGGCCCCGACGGGCTGCGGCCGGATCCGGCGCGCCGACCCGGGGGTCGCGCTCGCGGAGCGGTCGGGGTACGCCCTCGAGCAGGCCGAGCGCTACAGCGTGCTGGGCCTGCCTGTGCCGCCCGAGCGGCTCGCGTCGCTGCTCACCGCCGCCGCCGCGGCGGCCGGCCCCGACTACCGCACTCTCACCTGGGCAGACCGCTGCCCGCCGCAGTGGGTCGACGAGCTCGCGCGGCTGCAGACGCGGATGGGCACGGACGCCCCGAGCGCCGGCCTCGAGCTCGAGGAGGACCCGTGGGACGCGGCGCGGGTGCGCGCCGTCGAGCGCTCGATCGGGCGCAGCGGGCGCGGCCAGCTGGTCACGGCCGCCGAGCACGTGCCCACACGCACCCTCGCCGCCTTCACGAGCCTCGAGTACCCGCTCGACAGCCCCGGGATCGTGTTCCAGGAGGACACGCTCGTGGCGCGCGAGCACCGCGGCCGCCGGCTCGGGATGCTCGTCAAGGCGACCAACCTCGACCGCCTCGCCGCCACGCGCCCGCAGGCCCGGCGGGTGCACACGTGGAACGCGGAGGAGAACTCGTACATGCTCGCGATCAACGTCGCCCTCGGCTTCGCCGGGGCAGGCGTCTACGCGATGTGGCAGAAGCGCCTCGCCTGAACCCCGGCCCGAGGCCTCAGAGCCCGGACCGCCGCGACCTCAGGCGCCTGACCACCACGTGGTCCAGCGCCGCTGCACCGCCGCGAAGGTCTCGTCGTCGAGGCCGAAGGTCGACATCACCAGGCTCACCCGACCGTGCGGGGGACGCTGCGTGACCGGCACGCGCTGCACCACGAGCAGGGCCTCGCCCGCCGGGTCCTCGACCGTGTAGCCCGCCTGGAACTTCGTGCGGTACCAGATCCGCCCGCCCACCTGGTCGCGCGCGGTCCCGATCGTCCGGGTGACCTCCCAGCGCCCGCCGACGGGCACGCCGTCGGACGCCGCGACCCCGAGCCGGTACACGGGGCCGGCCCCGACCGGCCCGCCGTCGAGGTCGATCGCCGACACCGTGCGGCGCGGCCCCTCGGGGCTGCGCTCGAGCATGAACCGCAGCTGGTGCGCGAACTGGATCCACCCCTCGTCGATCTCGTCGGGCCCGGACTCCGGCGACGAGCCGGGGGCCGTGCGCGAGATCGTGAGCCGGGTGCCGCCCTCGCTCGGCGCGACGGCGATCGCGTCGCCGTCGGGCCAGGCCACGGTGCGCACCTCGCCGTCGGCGCCCTCGACCGCCTCGGTCGCGAAGATCAGCTCGATCTCCGCGTCGAGCCCGTCGTAGTCCCAGCCGAACCACTGGTGCAGCTGGGACAGGTCGCGCAGGGCCCCCCAGACCTCGCCGGGCGGCGCCGAGACCTCGATCGCGACGACCTCGCGCCGCGCGGCGCCCGCACCGGCGGGCTCGGTGGCGTTCTCGCTCTGCACGTTCATGGCAGACCCTTCTCTCGTTCGTCTCCAGGCTCTGAGACGAGGCTATCCGCCTGCCACCCGTGCGCGAAGTTCAGGCCCCTGCGCGTCGTGCTCGGCAGGCCCAGCAGGCTCGGCAGGCCCAGCAGGCCCGGCAGGCCCAGCAGGCCCAGCAGGCCCGGCAGGGACCAGCGCGAGCCGGTGCGGGTCCACTGCCAGGGCGACGACGTCGCCCGCTCGCCAGGAGCCGGGTCCGGGCGCGACGGCGGTGACCCGGCCCGCGCCGTCGACGTCGACCGCCAGCTCGGTGCGCCCGCGCCGGAACGCGACCGCGGCCACCCGACCCGACGCCGCGCCGTCGGCCACGACGAACGCCCCCGGCGCGGCCGCGACGACGGTCGAGCGCGGCGCGTGCGCACCCGCCGCGCCCAGGGCGCGGCGCAGGGCCGACGCGAGCACGGGCGGGGCGCCCGCGAGCCGGACGAACGCCTCGTAGCCGAGGAACTCCGCTACCTCACGCGAGGCCGGCGCCCGCCACAGCTCGGCCGGCGCGGCGACCTGGAGCAGCCGGCCCGCGGCGAGTACTGCGACGCGGTCGGCGACGGCGAACGCCTCGTCGTGGTCGTGCGTGACGAACAGGGCGGTCGTGCCCGTCGCGACGAGCGCCGCCCGCACATCGGCCGCGAGCCGCTCGCGCAGGGACCGGTCGAGGGCCGACAGCGGCTCGTCGAGCAGCAGGAGCTGCGGGGCCGGGGCCAGCGCGCGCGCGAGGGTCACGCGCTGCTGCTCGCCGCCGGACAGCGACGCGATCGCCCGGCCGCCGAACCCGGCCAGACCCACCAGCTCGAGCAGCTCGGCGACGCGCCGCGCCCGCTCGGCGCGCCGGACGTGCGCCATCTGCAGCCCGAACGCGACGTTGCCCGCGACGTCCCGGTGGGGGAAGAGCTGGCCGTCCTGGAACATCAGCCCGAACCCGCGCCGGTGCACGGGCACCCCCGCCAGGTCCGCGCCGTCCCAGCGCACGGTGCCGGCGGCGAGCGGTTCGAGGCCGACGACGGCGCGCAGCAGGCTCGACTTGCCGCACCCGGACGCGCCGAGCACCGCCACGACCTCCCCCACCCCGACGGTCAAGGAGACCCCGTCGACGGCGGCCACCCCCCGATACTCGACCCGAACCCCCTCCACCCCAAGCCCACCCTCGCCTCCACCCACGCCCGGGTGTCCACCCACGCCCGGTTTTGTGAGCCTTCTGTGCGGCTGGCGCGCGGAATCCCCTGAAAACTGCTCGTGGGGGAACCGCTCGTGGGGGAAACGGGCGGCGGGGGGGCGGGCGGCGGGGGTCATCGGCGGGAGGTCCGTTCTGCTAGGGACATGACCGTGGCCGTGAGGAGGGCGAGGAGGACCGAGGCCGCGAGGGCCATGCCGTGGTTCTCGGGGCCGGGGCGGCCGATCAGGCGGAAGATGACGACCGGCAGCGTCGGCGCGTCCGGCCGGGCGAGGAACGACGTCGCGCCGAACTCGCCGAGCGACACCGCGAACGCGAACCCGACCGCCAGCCCGAGCGCGCGGGCGACGATCGGGCCGTCGACAGTCGCGAGGATCCGGCCGGGGCTCGCGCCGAGCGCGGTGGCGGCCTCGCGCAGGCGCGGGTCGATCGCGCGGAGCACCGGGAGCACCGTGCGCACCACGAGCGGGATCGCGACGACGGCCTGCGCGATCGGCACGAGCAGCCCGCTGGTGCGCAGGTCGACCGGGATGCCCAGCGGCCGGTCGAGCGTGATGAGGAAGCCGAACCCGACCGTCACGGCCGAGACGCCGAGCGGCAGCATGAACGCGCCGTCGAGCAGCGCGATCGCGTGCCGCCCGGCCCGCGCGCGCGGGCGGCGGGACACCACGAGCGCCACGAGCCCGCCCAGCACGACGGCGAGCACGGTGGCGTCGACCGCGGCGCGCAGCGAGTTCTCCGCCGCCTCCCACACGGTCACCGAGAGCGCGTTCGCGCCGCCGGTCGTGCCCAGGTTCGCGTAGTTGGCGAACCCCCAGCCGTCAGCGGTGCGCAGCGACCCGATCAGCAGGGTCGCCAGGGGCAGGGCCAGGGCCGCGACGACGACGCCGGTCACCGCCACCGCGGCCGCATCACCCCGGCGCAGCGGCCGGCTCGCCCCGGCGGGCGCCGCAAGGTGCAGCGCGCGCTCGCGCCGGGCGCGGGCCCGGGCGGCGACGCCGAGCGCTCCCGCGACGATGACGACCTGCACGACGGACAGCACGGACGCGGCGCGCAGGTCGAGGAACTGCGTCGTCTGGATCCAGATCTCGGTCTCGATCGTGCCGAAGCGCCCGCCGCCGAGGATCAGCACGACCCCGAACGCCGTCGCGCTGAACAGGAACGCGAGCGACGCCGCCGAGGCGATCGCGGGCCCGAGCGCGGGCAGCGTGACCGAGACGAACGCGCGCCACGGGGGCGCGCCGAGCGCGCGGGCCGCCTGCTCGGCGCGGGGGTCGAGCCGCTCCCACAGCCCGCCGACCGTGCGCACGACCACGGTGTAGTTGAAGAACACCAGCGCGGCCACGATCGCCGCGAACGTCCCGTCGAGGTGCAGCGCGCCGAGCGGGCCGCCCTCGATCAGCAGGGCGCGGAAGGCGACCCCGACCACGACGGTCGGCAGCACGAACGGGATCGTCACGAACGCCCGCACCGCGCGCCGGCCGGGGAACGTGCAGCGGTAGAGCACGAACGCGCCCGGCAGGCCGATCAGGAGGCAGATCGCCGTCGCGGTCGAGGCCTGTGCGAGGGTCAGCCCGATGATGCGCCACGTCCGGGGCCGCGCGAAGACCTCGGCGAAGCCGCCAAGGTCGAGCGCGCCGTCGG harbors:
- a CDS encoding diguanylate cyclase yields the protein MDDPRPATRRRSLVGELRSSHRALVLTISALMLVNVAASAYLLLVGQPRIKHFTELTSMARMSHAAMLDEETGLRGWLATGESRFLSPYAAGQRQVETDAAGLLAGAAGDPEMTHLVVATMVARERWQAWATRAEAMRVTEAQRASGVLTLFLIEGKGYFDTYRLAEESATEFIASRRDEAMDRQRLALLAIPIALVLLAAGAGAHAWLRQRRLAHTVLAPLTGLLRTIEALGAGNLAVRAPASGVTELDAMGSALATLAGDLAGAQEHAQAREERLGLLASRLEIVVLVAREVSGSLSIRYVSEAVADAAAGLLGAPVTLWVRTTEGRFTAARRSQDPHGRVPASDLEAPDVVVRSAAAAISLQDTGTATGTANATANATANATSAYPLVLAGMVVGVLHVDGPATDPDTEEVLAALLSTAAAALESARLNSAAHERADIDAITQLPNRRRMDADLRAEWDRCLRYDRPLTFVMIDLDHFKDLNDTFGHQAGDAALHEVAVALTTSLRATDTAYRYGGEEFAVLLRETGAEGGAIVAEALRAAIAHVRVAGFELTVTASLGVADLDPRMRESSALIAAADAALYTAKRTGRDRVIVQPAPERPLPAYPSAGALRVADRGVTELDVVELKAAQLGVEQAVVELGVVVDQTTRR
- a CDS encoding DUF2599 domain-containing protein; its protein translation is MTVSRRRRALVVGSLCQLALALALAGCTAGGGPLPASTLLAPAPPSPSSTSAATSPPASPAPDRAAAELAQAARSAGTALTNGPLTLTAAAADEPISSVARDDGSLAVTVVVAAEAEGVDRLAAVLAAGAGLRFEAQADRSIAVLDGDGAAVGALPSVVAADDTGGRLTARLTPRADDATLLDVVVDAGPAGTATVTFGASALVSADWGEREGGRSLAVVPAGWVRAGSMAAQEALWAAVVAAEPEADSASMRDQLDCHALGAPDKASWNLEPWRPEVDSLTMLAARCNP
- a CDS encoding GNAT family N-acetyltransferase, which gives rise to MSTPVRAARHTIVDAPVPRTLADDDAWAVLAVASLERLAGRARWGHEDLVYTARESLVSLREDGYVRHLQVVAVDPDHPRQVLGAALLRLPQAGNTHLAEFDVLVRPDRAGTGVDDALLAAAEVRAVAAGRRVVILSSEQRGEPAADEPGVLVAPTGCGRIRRADPGVALAERSGYALEQAERYSVLGLPVPPERLASLLTAAAAAAGPDYRTLTWADRCPPQWVDELARLQTRMGTDAPSAGLELEEDPWDAARVRAVERSIGRSGRGQLVTAAEHVPTRTLAAFTSLEYPLDSPGIVFQEDTLVAREHRGRRLGMLVKATNLDRLAATRPQARRVHTWNAEENSYMLAINVALGFAGAGVYAMWQKRLA
- a CDS encoding SRPBCC family protein — protein: MNVQSENATEPAGAGAARREVVAIEVSAPPGEVWGALRDLSQLHQWFGWDYDGLDAEIELIFATEAVEGADGEVRTVAWPDGDAIAVAPSEGGTRLTISRTAPGSSPESGPDEIDEGWIQFAHQLRFMLERSPEGPRRTVSAIDLDGGPVGAGPVYRLGVAASDGVPVGGRWEVTRTIGTARDQVGGRIWYRTKFQAGYTVEDPAGEALLVVQRVPVTQRPPHGRVSLVMSTFGLDDETFAAVQRRWTTWWSGA
- a CDS encoding ABC transporter ATP-binding protein; this encodes MAAVDGVSLTVGVGEVVAVLGASGCGKSSLLRAVVGLEPLAAGTVRWDGADLAGVPVHRRGFGLMFQDGQLFPHRDVAGNVAFGLQMAHVRRAERARRVAELLELVGLAGFGGRAIASLSGGEQQRVTLARALAPAPQLLLLDEPLSALDRSLRERLAADVRAALVATGTTALFVTHDHDEAFAVADRVAVLAAGRLLQVAAPAELWRAPASREVAEFLGYEAFVRLAGAPPVLASALRRALGAAGAHAPRSTVVAAAPGAFVVADGAASGRVAAVAFRRGRTELAVDVDGAGRVTAVAPGPGSWRAGDVVALAVDPHRLALVPAGPAGPAGPAGPAGPAEPAGPAEHDAQGPELRARVAGG
- a CDS encoding ABC transporter permease, producing MHGTRARLRTGALGPAVAWGLAAAIPIVFLGVFFGWPVVTLIARGFTTDGALDLGGFAEVFARPRTWRIIGLTLAQASTATAICLLIGLPGAFVLYRCTFPGRRAVRAFVTIPFVLPTVVVGVAFRALLIEGGPLGALHLDGTFAAIVAALVFFNYTVVVRTVGGLWERLDPRAEQAARALGAPPWRAFVSVTLPALGPAIASAASLAFLFSATAFGVVLILGGGRFGTIETEIWIQTTQFLDLRAASVLSVVQVVIVAGALGVAARARARRERALHLAAPAGASRPLRRGDAAAVAVTGVVVAALALPLATLLIGSLRTADGWGFANYANLGTTGGANALSVTVWEAAENSLRAAVDATVLAVVLGGLVALVVSRRPRARAGRHAIALLDGAFMLPLGVSAVTVGFGFLITLDRPLGIPVDLRTSGLLVPIAQAVVAIPLVVRTVLPVLRAIDPRLREAATALGASPGRILATVDGPIVARALGLAVGFAFAVSLGEFGATSFLARPDAPTLPVVIFRLIGRPGPENHGMALAASVLLALLTATVMSLAERTSRR